From one Humulus lupulus chromosome 8, drHumLupu1.1, whole genome shotgun sequence genomic stretch:
- the LOC133795762 gene encoding uncharacterized protein LOC133795762 produces MDKNDLELHYQRMSKRFYLIGGVDDPNLKQAFLASIPKPLGEETFRLLSANGRTLQNTTLGELFQTIMRALEKMCSQNKFLQEYMKQTKQLDKVCSPRDLTIKCSTKSSCSCERPSYGGKRYKSKSFKPRTPWKFLRRKNRPGKSSNRCFLCGQKWHFAKQCPKGKTAKMISHIQDVTGVSLSDDDVESVFSIEDEISPYTVCALRPFSHSDDNSAGDIFKMNAINSVQSIPMEKMQIIPTKYSKPIKVAAFFDTGASYTIMNPDILPPEFWKKKKQYFHAANNQIFCTELISKPIKLQFFPGCSIVHRVIGSKLPGKDLIIGFDLYTKKKGLRILPQGLAYKQYFTLWEQVPNYFHMTEDCLTSIKERIIQKSCANSLMEFSNKCDHPLWKNEEFFISLPFKMNEDANPTKASHLGIGPDHQSLANKECEELKAQGLIEETESPWACHAFYVNNRSEQARGKQRLVINYQPLNHFLTDDKFPLPNRNSLFSSLSQAKVFSKFDLKAGFWQLGVKKEDRPKTAFCIPNHHFQWTVMPFGLKTAPSPFQKAMSKIYKPILNQALIYIDDILLFSPDIKSHTNLLTQFAGITEKYGIMLSEKKMVLGQPKIEFLGMKLHNGTYEAQPHIA; encoded by the coding sequence ATGGATAAGAATGACTTGGAGCTACACTATCAAAGAATGTCCAAAAGATTCTACCTAATTGGGGGAGTAGATGATCCGAACCTAAAGCAAGCCTTCCTGGCGTCCATCCCAAAACCGCTTGGCGAAGAGACGTTCAGACTCCTCTCAGCAAATGGCAGAACATTACAGAACACAACTCTTGGTGAGCTATTCCAGACAATAATGAGAGCACTAGAAAAAATGTGCTCCCAGAATAAATTCCTACAGGAATACATGAAGCAAACAAAACAGCTCGATAAGGTATGCAGTCCAAGAGATCTAACAATCAAATGCTCAACTAAGTCATCTTGTTCCTGCGAAAGACCAAGCTATGGTGGGAAGAGATACAAAAGCAAGTCATTCAAACCAAGGACTCCATGGAAATTTCTCCGACGGAAAAACAGACCAGGCAAGTCTTCTAATAGATGTTTCTTGTGCGGACAGAAATGGCACTTTGCCAAGCAATGTCCAAAAGGCAAAACGGCGAAGATGATATCACACATCCAGGATGTAACAGGAGTATCCCTCTCAGACGATGATGTAGAATCCGTGTTCTCTATAGAAGATGAAATCTCCCCGTATACTGTCTGTGCATTACGACCATTCTCCCACTCAGACGACAATAGTGCAGGAGACATCTTCAAAATGAATGCCATAAATTCTGTTCAATCCATCCCTATGGAAAAAATGCAAATCATCCCAACAAAATACTCCAAGCCAATCAAGGTGGCTGCCTTCTTTGATACTGGAGCCTCCTACACCATCATGAATCCTGATATTCTACCACCAGAATTTTGGAAGAAAAAGAAGCAGTACTTCCACGCGGCAAATAACCAAATTTTCTGCACGGAACTAATCAGCAAGCCCATCAAGCTGCAATTTTTTCCAGGCTGCTCAATCGTCCACAGGGTCATCGGCTCTAAACTTCCGGGAAAAGATTTAATTATAGGTTTCGACCTCTACACGAAGAAAAAAGGTCTGAGAATACTTCCACAGGGGTTGGCGTACAAGCAATACTTCACTCTATGGGAGCAGGTTCCGAATTACTTCCACATGACTGAAGATTGTCTGACATCGATCAAAGAGCGCATTATCCAAAAATCATGTGCTAATTCCCTTATGGAGTTCTCAAATAAATGCGACCACCCACTATGGAAAAATGAGGAATTCTTCATTTCTCTCCCATTTAAGATGAATGAAGATGCAAACCCAACTAAAGCAAGTCATCTGGGAATAGGCCCCGATCATCAAAGCCTGGCAAACAAGGAATGTGAAGAGCTAAAAGCACAAGGATTAATCGAAGAAACTGAATCTCCATGGGCCTGCCATGCATTCTACGTCAACAACAGATCAGAACAAGCCCGAGGCAAGCAACGACTAGTAATAAACTACCAACCGCTCAACCACTTCCTAACAGATGACAAGTTTCCTCTGCCAAACAGAAATTCCTTGTTCTCCAGCCTATCACAAGCAAAGGTATTTTCCAAATTTGACCTAAAAGCGGGTTTTTGGCAACTAGGAGTCAAAAAAGAGGACAGGCCGAAAACTGCATTCTGTATCCCAAACCATCATTTCCAATGGACTGtaatgccattcgggctcaaaacaGCCCCATCCCCCTTCCAAAAAGCCATGAGCAAGATATACAAGCCCATCTTAAACCAGGCCCTCATCTACATAGACGATATCCTCCTTTTTTCCCCTGATATAAAATCCCATACCAATCTTCTAACCCAATTTGCTGGTATCACTGAAAAGTATGGAATAATGTTATCAGAAAAGAAGATGGTGTTGGGCCAACCCAAAATCGAGTTCCTAGGGATGAAATTGCACAATGGCACATACGAAGCCCAACCTCACATAGCCTAG
- the LOC133798035 gene encoding uncharacterized protein LOC133798035 — protein MKKDKGVAVFCHDDDEDDNDNDNDNHGHKKDNTSFPSVRFSSRNASSKYDFVKVKVWLGDNADHYYVLSRFLLSRMLTVTKIPNHVAIKIALELKKLLIDNSLLDVSQSDLEANLFKLMERRGYGEEYINRYKMMTRFHHQRVPLVILVCGTACVGKSTIATQLAQRLNLPNVLQTDMVYELLRTSTDAPLASTPVWARDFSSSEELITEFCRECRIVRKGLAGDLKKAMKDGKPIIIEGIHLDPSIYLMDDESKLTSNMQEKDKQTSSVSVASNDTKTQVDNNISSVSRSHNEVSKCEQHIHSQKEFSANEVNKVSDHLEAIDIAGNAQENKDGTSKDPVTNKNSPVKKEKSGAEAIIVPLVLKMAEFDHTALLEEWVSTRTFRDTSLVQDKDKLVANLKTIQDYLCSFKSQGLSVVNVSATTFPQTLDWLHGHLLQSIEQGITSSSKENGRQIGAN, from the exons aTGAAGAAAGACAAGGGCGTGGCAGTGTTTTGCCATGACGACGATGAAGACGACAACGACAACGATAACGATAACCACGGCCACAAGAAAGACAATACCTCCTTTCCCTCCGTTAGATTCTCTTCTCGTAATGCTTCTTCCAAATACGACTTCGTCAAG GTGAAGGTGTGGTTGGGTGATAATGCGGATCACTACTACGTGCTTTCCAGGTTTTTGCTCAGTAGAATGTTGACTGTTACTAAG ATCCCAAATCATGTGGCAATAAAAATCGCACTCGAGCTTAAGAAGCTGCTTATAGACAACAGCCTTCTAGATGT CTCTCAGTCTGATTTGGAAGCTAATCTGTTTAAG CTTATGGAGCGTAGGGGTTATGGAGAAGAGTACATAAATCGTTACAAGATGATGACCAG GTTTCACCATCAGAGAGTGCCACTAGTCATTCTTGTTTGTGGAACTGCCTGTGTTGGGAAGTCCACTATTGCTACCCAACTTGCACAGAGGCTAAATTTGCCAAACGTCTTGCAG ACAGATATGGTATATGAATTGCTGCGCACATCAACAGA TGCCCCGTTGGCATCAACTCCAGTATGGGCGCGGGACTTCAGCTCCTCTGAGGAGTTAATTACTGAATTTTGCCGTGAATGCAGAATTGTTCGTAAAG GTTTGGCTGGTGATCTGAAGAAAGCAATGAAAGATGGAAAACCGATAATAATAGAG GGTATACATTTGGATCCAAGCATATATCTTATGGATGATGAAAGCAAATTAACATCTAACATGCAAGAAAAAGATAAGCAGACAAGTTCAGTATCTGTTGCATCAAATGATACTAAAACACAAGTGGACAATAACATTTCAAGTGTTTCTAGAAGTCATAATGAAGTTAGTAAGTGTGAGCAGCATATTCATTCACAAAAAGAATTTTCAGCCAATGAGGTGAATAAAGTCTCTGATCATCTGGAAGCTATTGATATAGCAGGAAATGCTCAAGAGAATAAAG ATGGCACTTCTAAAGATCCAGTAACGAATAAAAATTCCCCTGTAAAGAAAGAGAAGTCTGGTGCTGAAGCTATAATTGTACCTTTAGTTCTGAAGATGGCTGAATTTGACCATACG GCATTACTTGAGGAGTGGGTCTCAACTCGTACATTTAGGGATACAAGTCTAGTCCAG GATAAAGATAAATTAGTAGCCAATTTGaaaaccattcaggactatctgTGCTCATTTAAATCACAG GGTTTGTCAGTGGTCAATGTATCAGCAACTACATTTCCACAAACTTTGGATTGGTTGCATGGTCATCTTTTGCAG agTATTGAACAAGGTATTACATCATCATCCAAGGAAAATGGGAGGCAGATTGGAGCTAATTAA
- the LOC133798040 gene encoding F-box protein At5g07670-like, which produces MMQRRRNSWKMGCRVVAAAEEEDEETASLPETMSYTAEKEKPNTPSSPFRKRPPRWSDLWLKNSNPLKHVVSAMKLHSLSSPKNPKTKTQTPIFSELDRTLLFSDEILLTILAKLPLSQRNANSLVCKRWLSLQDRLVRSLKLLDWGFLQSGRLTLRFPNLTHVDLLSGSLISTRNSEILLNHKMFSVHIGCRFSPEAQAFQAHLLPPEVIDRGLQELANGCPNLRKVALVGATELGLLSLAEECATLQDLELHKCNDNVLRGIAACENLQVLKLVGNVNGFYSSTVSDLGLTILAQGCKRLVKLELNGCEGSFDGIKAIGQCCQMLEELSICDHRMEAGWLAALSYCENLKTLKFVSCKKIDSSPEPDEYLGICPALERLHLHKCQLRDKKTVKALFTLCGAVREIVFQDCWGLENDVFSLASLCRRVTFLSLEGCSLLTTNCLESVILSWKEIESLKVVGCKSLKDGEISPALSSLFSILKELKWRPDTKSLLASSVVGTNIGKRGGKFLKRILDHKLLHFDQSLLHL; this is translated from the exons ATGATGCAGAGAAGAAGAAACTCTTGGAAAATGGGTTGCAGAGTCGTAGCTGCTgccgaagaagaagatgaagaaacgGCGTCACTGCCTGAAACGATGTCGTATACGGCGGAGAAAGAGAAACCAAACACTCCCTCCTCGCCTTTCAGAAAGAGGCCACCAAGATGGTCAGACCTCTGGCTCAAGAACTCCAATCCACTCAAACATGTAGTCTCCGCCATGAAACTCCACTCCCTCTCTTCCCccaaaaaccccaaaaccaaaaCCCAAACCCCCATTTTCTCTGAACTCGACCGGACCCTCCTCTTCTCCGACGAAATCCTCCTCACAATCCTCGCCAAGCTTCCCCTGTCACAGCGTAACGCCAACTCACTCGTCTGCAAAAGATGGCTCAGCCTCCAAGATCGACTGGTACGGTCTCTCAAGCTTCTCGACTGGGGCTTTCTTCAGTCGGGTAGGCTAACACTTAGGTTCCCGAATCTGACCCATGTTGATTTGCTTTCTGGGTCTCTGATTTCGACCCGGAATTCGGAAATTTTGTTGAACCACAAAATGTTTTCGGTTCATATCGGTTGTCGTTTTTCGCCGGAGGCTCAAGCTTTCCAGGCCCACTTGCTTCCACCGGAGGTTATTGATAGAGGGCTTCAAGAACTAGCCAATGGTTGCCCAAATCTTCGCAAAGTAGCACTGGTTGGTGCTACTGAACTGGGTCTGTTGAGTTTAGCCGAAGAATGCGCTACTTTGCAAGATCTGGAATTGCACAAGTGCAACGACAACGTCTTGCGTGGTATAGCAGCATGTGAGAATTTGCAGGTACTGAAGTTGGTAGGCAATGTTAACGGGTTTTATAGTTCAACGGTCTCTGATCTTGGGTTGACAATTTTGGCTCAAGGGTGTAAGAGACTAGTTAAGCTTGAGCTCAATGGCTGCGAGGGAAGCTTTGATGGGATCAAAGCAATTGGGCAATGTTGTCAAATGCTGGAGGAATTGAGTATTTGTGATCATAGGATGGAAGCTGGGTGGTTGGCTGCTCTTTCGTATTGTGAGAATTTGAAGACTCTGAAGTTTGTGTCTTGTAAAAAGATTGATTCTAGTCCTGAACCAGATGAGTATTTGGGCATATGTCCAGCTCTGGAGCGTTTACACTTGCACAAGTGTCAGCTAAGGGACAAGAAGACAGTGAAAGCTTTGTTTACCTTATGCGGGGCTGTTAGGGAGATTGTTTTCCAGGACTGTTGGGGATTGGAGAATGATGTGTTCAGTTTGGCAAGTCTTTGCAG GAGGGTGACTTTTCTGTCCTTAGAAGGGTGCTCATTGCTAACAACAAATTGTTTGGAGTCAGTGATCCTTTCATGGAAGGAGATTGAGAGTCTCAAAGTAGTAGGGTGCAAAAGCCTCAAGGATGGGGAAATCTCTCCTGCATTGTCTAGCTTATTCTCCATCCTTAAAGAGTTGAAATGGAGACCTGACACCAAATCTCTTCTTGCATCAAGTGTTGTTGGAACTAACATAGGGAAGAGAGGTGGTAAATTTCTCAAGAGGATATTGGACCATAAGTTGCTACATTTCGATCAAAGCCTGTTACACCTTTGA